In one Streptomyces sp. T12 genomic region, the following are encoded:
- a CDS encoding class I adenylate-forming enzyme family protein, protein MSRAPLIHETMAQAARRRPSATAVRDETGAWTYRQLDRFSRSVCAWLSAQGIRRGERVLVRIPNSRAAVGLLYGVIRYGAICVPVNPDVRPYHLKSILTDCEPALVIKASDADEASVGADVPATDIDQLSRHLPEPLPERESDRARATDIALLMYTSGSTSSPKAVVCRHAQIAFAASVVAERLAYQEDDVVYCRLPFSFDYGLYQVFLCALASAELAVTGRQPEAAVLGYASKYRATVLPLVPTLAHVLVRLARRSSVRPPVRLLTNTGAELSPSTAAQLRALFSGSSLVLMYGMTECKRVTIAETDDDVRHPGSVGTALPGTYVDVVSDTGAILPPGQPGQIVVRGPHLMDGYWRAPEETARRYGLHPATGERCLFTGDVGVLDTEGRLTFLGRRDEIFKRHGVRTSTAELEGAALDIPGVSEAAVLPPGADGLVHLWVSTTDSPTDILRALGERLEPAKLPDHCWVCDRLPHTVHGKVDKQRLRRGEWTIA, encoded by the coding sequence ATGAGCAGGGCACCTCTGATCCACGAGACCATGGCCCAAGCGGCCCGCAGACGGCCCTCAGCGACCGCGGTCAGAGATGAGACCGGGGCCTGGACCTACCGACAGCTTGACCGCTTCAGCCGCTCGGTCTGCGCCTGGCTGAGCGCTCAGGGCATCCGCAGGGGAGAGCGCGTCCTGGTCCGCATTCCCAACTCACGAGCTGCGGTCGGGTTGTTATACGGGGTCATCCGGTACGGAGCCATCTGCGTCCCGGTGAACCCGGACGTGCGGCCGTACCACCTCAAATCGATACTGACGGACTGTGAACCAGCCCTGGTAATCAAAGCCAGCGACGCCGACGAGGCATCCGTTGGTGCCGACGTCCCCGCGACGGACATCGACCAACTCTCACGACACCTTCCGGAACCGCTTCCCGAGCGCGAGTCGGACAGGGCGAGGGCAACGGACATCGCCCTGCTCATGTACACCTCCGGGTCCACGTCCTCTCCCAAGGCGGTCGTCTGCCGACACGCCCAGATCGCCTTCGCTGCCTCCGTCGTCGCGGAGCGGCTGGCCTACCAGGAGGACGATGTCGTCTACTGCCGGCTTCCGTTCTCCTTCGACTACGGCCTATACCAGGTATTCCTGTGCGCGCTGGCCTCTGCGGAGCTAGCTGTGACGGGCCGTCAGCCGGAGGCGGCGGTTCTGGGGTACGCCAGCAAGTACCGCGCGACCGTGCTGCCGCTGGTGCCCACCCTGGCTCATGTCCTGGTCAGACTCGCGCGCCGAAGCTCGGTCCGGCCACCGGTTCGCCTACTGACCAACACGGGTGCCGAGTTGTCGCCCTCCACCGCGGCACAGCTCCGCGCGTTGTTCTCAGGCTCGTCTCTGGTCCTTATGTACGGCATGACAGAGTGCAAGCGAGTGACGATCGCCGAGACCGATGACGATGTGCGCCATCCGGGCAGCGTCGGTACCGCCCTGCCCGGCACCTACGTCGATGTCGTAAGCGACACTGGGGCCATACTCCCGCCCGGACAGCCCGGCCAGATCGTCGTAAGGGGACCGCACCTGATGGACGGTTACTGGCGTGCCCCCGAGGAGACGGCCCGGCGTTACGGACTGCATCCCGCCACAGGCGAGCGGTGCCTGTTCACTGGCGATGTCGGCGTGCTCGATACGGAGGGCAGACTGACCTTCCTGGGGAGGCGGGACGAGATATTCAAGCGGCACGGCGTGCGGACGAGCACCGCCGAACTGGAAGGCGCGGCACTCGACATACCCGGGGTGTCCGAGGCGGCGGTCCTCCCCCCTGGCGCCGACGGCCTAGTCCACTTGTGGGTGAGTACTACGGACTCCCCCACTGACATCCTCCGAGCCCTTGGCGAACGTCTGGAACCCGCGAAGCTTCCCGACCACTGCTGGGTCTGCGACCGACTGCCGCACACGGTGCATGGCAAGGTCGACAAACAGCGGCTTCGGAGGGGTGAGTGGACGATCGCCTGA
- a CDS encoding response regulator transcription factor → MLFVENELLRLGLEGMLQTLPAVNLRDSCTSVDELNLRLTHAPVDVLVVSSSNRVPLSAEMTKSALSPPRTLMILDVRSDMWLDVTHSPADGYLLHENLTAESLHQALSQLASDQMPMPRGLGRQLLDRVRDNPPAIAASVTVRERDVLQHVADGLSNRQIAQKLGISHHSVKRLVSSLLLKLGAANRAGAVMAALELGLLSASVPRSAQSLDR, encoded by the coding sequence GTGCTCTTTGTGGAGAACGAGCTGCTGAGGCTGGGACTGGAAGGGATGCTCCAGACATTACCAGCGGTAAATCTGCGTGATTCATGCACGTCCGTGGATGAGCTGAACCTCAGGCTGACGCACGCTCCAGTCGATGTGCTAGTCGTCTCGAGTTCCAACCGCGTCCCGCTGTCGGCAGAGATGACCAAAAGTGCCCTGTCTCCACCACGCACCCTGATGATCCTGGATGTGCGGTCCGATATGTGGCTGGATGTGACTCATTCTCCAGCGGACGGCTACCTGCTCCACGAGAATCTGACCGCCGAGTCTCTGCACCAGGCCCTGTCCCAACTGGCATCCGACCAGATGCCCATGCCACGGGGGCTCGGCAGACAGCTGTTGGACCGGGTCCGGGATAATCCGCCCGCCATCGCAGCCTCGGTGACGGTGCGCGAGCGGGACGTACTCCAGCATGTGGCCGACGGGCTGAGCAACCGGCAGATCGCCCAGAAGCTCGGCATCTCGCACCACAGCGTGAAGCGCCTGGTCAGCAGTCTGCTGTTGAAGCTGGGAGCCGCCAACCGCGCGGGTGCCGTTATGGCGGCACTTGAATTGGGCCTTCTCTCCGCCAGCGTTCCTCGATCAGCCCAGTCGTTGGACAGGTGA
- a CDS encoding radical SAM protein: protein MRIAVSYYCNLRCQHCYVPELNRTKYRTLLESSQLTLEEITSFIDRLVDEMELQKVTITGGEALLHPVWPRTKVVLRHALDRGLTVQLNTSGSGQVRMAQIAEVCGADLDQLILHLSLDGVDEERVDAFRGRKGAMRDALRSLRDARDIGMAVEARYTITEENQQDTVPTYQLVSEYNARSFLAKPMFAAGVARDNEALLLRKKNQVRDVQLALLDRSIGNTTRLGLPEPVYVLEEDFPAGHSAYVIKCACGDAAGYLSTNGDIYPCSYLVGAPDDRQHVLGNIRDADFVEMWSDPLAYSEFRSAAKDQNCTAQNIVSAGMGVETSATKGCSCGGSQSECACG, encoded by the coding sequence ATGCGCATTGCCGTCTCCTATTACTGCAATCTCCGCTGCCAGCACTGCTACGTCCCCGAGTTGAACCGCACCAAGTACCGCACGCTGCTGGAGTCGAGTCAGCTCACCCTGGAGGAGATCACCTCTTTCATCGACCGGCTCGTTGACGAGATGGAACTACAGAAGGTCACCATCACCGGCGGTGAGGCCCTCCTGCATCCCGTGTGGCCGCGCACCAAGGTCGTGCTGCGCCATGCACTCGACCGCGGTCTGACCGTGCAACTGAACACCAGCGGTTCGGGGCAGGTGCGCATGGCCCAGATCGCGGAAGTCTGCGGTGCCGATCTGGATCAACTCATCCTCCACCTGAGCCTCGACGGTGTCGACGAGGAGCGGGTGGACGCCTTCCGGGGCCGCAAAGGCGCGATGCGGGACGCGCTGCGCTCCCTGCGCGATGCGCGAGACATCGGTATGGCCGTCGAAGCCCGCTACACCATCACCGAGGAGAACCAGCAGGACACGGTTCCTACGTACCAACTGGTCAGCGAGTACAACGCACGATCATTCCTGGCCAAGCCCATGTTCGCGGCCGGAGTGGCACGGGACAACGAGGCACTGCTACTGCGGAAGAAGAACCAGGTCAGGGACGTGCAACTGGCACTGCTGGACCGCAGCATCGGCAACACCACGCGGTTGGGCCTGCCCGAGCCGGTCTATGTGCTGGAGGAGGACTTCCCAGCGGGTCACTCGGCGTACGTCATCAAGTGCGCCTGCGGCGACGCGGCCGGCTACCTGTCCACGAACGGCGACATCTATCCGTGCAGTTACCTGGTGGGCGCGCCGGACGACCGCCAGCACGTCCTGGGCAACATCCGCGACGCCGACTTCGTGGAGATGTGGAGCGATCCCCTCGCCTACAGCGAGTTCAGGTCCGCGGCGAAGGACCAGAACTGCACTGCCCAGAACATCGTCAGCGCGGGCATGGGCGTGGAGACCAGTGCCACGAAAGGCTGCTCGTGCGGCGGTTCCCAGTCCGAATGCGCTTGTGGCTGA
- a CDS encoding isocitrate lyase/phosphoenolpyruvate mutase family protein, giving the protein MTSLRHHLHSADEPIRFIGVYDGLSGHLAERSGAVALWASGLCISASKALPDGEAVTYETLLRRAEDIRRGTCLPILVDGNTGFGDVTVVRHVVRLLESRGVDGICLEDKSFPRRNSFADGQPYPLEAPEVLAEKLEAATSARRNREFLVVARTEGFIAGESMDEVLGRAHVYEEAGADALVVHSKSTDGQEVLAFAKAWARRIPLIVIPTTYPTLSFRDAGEHGVAGVICANQLMRVSMHAMRTFLTDLISADRMTDCPTDMASLDGLLAYVQGLEATPGNALSLRLESC; this is encoded by the coding sequence ATGACATCGCTACGCCATCACCTTCACTCCGCCGATGAGCCCATCCGGTTCATCGGTGTCTACGACGGCTTGTCCGGACACCTCGCCGAGCGGTCGGGCGCGGTGGCCCTGTGGGCGAGTGGTCTTTGCATATCGGCGTCCAAGGCGCTCCCCGACGGAGAGGCCGTCACTTACGAGACGCTGCTCCGGCGCGCTGAAGACATACGGCGTGGAACCTGCCTCCCCATCCTGGTGGACGGCAACACCGGCTTCGGGGACGTCACCGTCGTCCGGCACGTGGTACGCCTGCTGGAGAGCCGGGGCGTCGACGGCATCTGTCTGGAGGACAAGTCATTCCCCCGCCGGAACAGCTTCGCCGACGGCCAGCCTTACCCCCTGGAAGCGCCCGAAGTCTTAGCGGAGAAGCTGGAGGCCGCGACGAGTGCGCGCCGCAACCGTGAGTTCCTGGTCGTGGCCCGCACGGAGGGGTTCATCGCGGGTGAGTCGATGGACGAGGTCCTGGGCCGGGCGCACGTCTATGAGGAGGCCGGGGCAGACGCGCTCGTCGTGCACTCCAAGTCCACGGACGGGCAGGAGGTGCTGGCCTTCGCCAAGGCGTGGGCGCGGCGTATTCCGCTCATCGTGATTCCGACGACCTATCCCACGCTGTCGTTCCGTGACGCGGGCGAACATGGTGTGGCCGGCGTGATCTGCGCCAACCAGCTGATGCGGGTCTCCATGCATGCGATGCGGACATTCCTGACGGACCTCATCTCGGCGGACCGGATGACCGACTGCCCCACGGACATGGCCTCACTCGACGGGCTGCTGGCCTATGTGCAAGGGCTGGAAGCCACCCCGGGCAACGCGTTGTCGCTGCGTCTGGAGTCGTGTTGA
- a CDS encoding Ldh family oxidoreductase, with protein sequence MLTAVCDDKWWEGVGEQNVRASAEEVEGAATRVLVSHHVPVDDAALTARHLVDGSLRGHFAHGVERLPQMIAMLRRGTLNPAPKRTIVRKSSAVAILNGDNGLGPPAAAEAVAQARSMAASCGVGVVGLCASGHQGTLGPLAEGCAGDDSFGLVVSASEPGVITMAGTKAIFGTNPIAYAWPSAQGPVVADFSTAAMTRSELLRRAEAGEPLPSGTAVDTDGLPTRDARAALDGGLLPLRDDHKGALLSLLAAMLAGPVVDGPAPHQVVGTRKADAFPNKADFFLTINLRATTALSDFYVRGETLRQVLDSPGAGDFTLPGTGAKARIAKARQEGLYLSSGTARLLWAEGERP encoded by the coding sequence GTGTTGACAGCGGTGTGCGACGACAAATGGTGGGAAGGAGTCGGCGAGCAGAACGTCCGCGCCAGCGCTGAGGAGGTGGAGGGGGCCGCCACCCGGGTCCTGGTCTCCCACCACGTCCCAGTGGACGACGCGGCCCTGACCGCACGGCACTTGGTCGACGGAAGTCTACGAGGTCACTTCGCTCATGGGGTGGAGCGGCTGCCGCAGATGATCGCGATGCTGCGCCGAGGTACGCTCAACCCCGCACCCAAGCGGACCATCGTACGGAAGTCGTCGGCCGTCGCCATCCTCAACGGCGACAACGGCCTCGGGCCGCCCGCCGCCGCAGAAGCCGTGGCCCAGGCCCGCAGCATGGCGGCCTCCTGCGGTGTCGGGGTGGTCGGACTGTGCGCGAGCGGACACCAGGGAACCCTGGGACCCTTGGCAGAGGGATGCGCCGGAGATGACTCCTTCGGACTGGTGGTGAGCGCCTCCGAACCCGGGGTGATCACCATGGCAGGGACCAAAGCGATCTTCGGCACCAACCCCATCGCGTACGCCTGGCCGAGCGCCCAAGGTCCGGTGGTCGCGGATTTCTCCACCGCCGCGATGACACGCAGCGAGCTGCTGCGCAGAGCGGAGGCCGGGGAACCGCTGCCGTCCGGCACCGCGGTCGACACCGACGGCCTCCCCACGCGCGATGCGCGAGCCGCCCTCGACGGTGGCCTGTTGCCTCTGCGCGACGATCACAAGGGCGCCCTTCTCTCCCTCCTGGCCGCGATGCTCGCCGGGCCGGTCGTCGACGGCCCCGCTCCTCACCAGGTGGTCGGGACACGCAAGGCTGACGCGTTCCCCAACAAGGCCGACTTCTTCCTCACGATCAACCTGAGGGCCACCACGGCTCTGAGCGACTTCTACGTGCGAGGCGAGACCCTGAGGCAAGTCCTCGACTCCCCGGGCGCGGGGGATTTCACCCTGCCGGGAACCGGCGCCAAGGCGCGCATCGCAAAGGCGAGGCAGGAAGGGTTGTACCTGAGCAGCGGCACCGCTCGACTGCTCTGGGCAGAAGGGGAACGTCCATGA
- a CDS encoding nucleotidyltransferase family protein produces the protein MRAPVSALERRTARPESDLLLALTWLRLLPEQVEACRQHLRDHRERFDWGFFIDQAGRHKVLPLIGHHIARHRLHHSGDGKPLIPHFDTYAAVYQGNRLRNEALGEEFGPVLDDLTASGIPYAVRKGPALAEGLYKDPGLRRMNDLDLLLRRDDVDGVGQVLRAHGYAQGHPTATGTVVEPFDRRTRAFWRLHVNNELPFHKPGNRLGVDVFAIDLCLDVFQHRPTSGSAVGDLLARRRSARLFGRQTFTLSLSDQMLDLCAHFHKEATARYYIEAGADLHLLKFLDIALMGDRVSRASGWEDVVRKAYEYQASSVVYFALQHVAWLYPTAVPKDRLAELRPDSTDLLDEYGALDGDTERWQLPFLERLFRTDRGGLVRGTSVIPHV, from the coding sequence ATGAGAGCCCCGGTCTCCGCCCTGGAGAGACGGACTGCCCGTCCGGAGAGTGATCTGCTGCTCGCCCTGACCTGGCTCCGGCTGCTCCCCGAACAGGTGGAAGCGTGCCGACAGCACCTGCGCGACCACCGGGAACGCTTCGACTGGGGCTTCTTCATCGACCAGGCGGGCCGTCACAAGGTGTTGCCGCTGATCGGACATCACATAGCCCGTCACCGCCTGCACCACAGCGGGGACGGCAAGCCGCTGATCCCCCACTTCGACACCTACGCCGCCGTGTACCAGGGAAACCGGCTACGCAACGAAGCACTCGGGGAGGAGTTCGGGCCGGTTCTTGACGACCTGACCGCCTCGGGCATCCCCTACGCAGTCCGCAAGGGGCCAGCTCTTGCGGAGGGACTCTACAAAGACCCGGGACTGCGCCGCATGAACGATCTGGACCTCCTGCTGAGACGCGACGACGTCGACGGCGTGGGACAGGTACTCCGCGCTCATGGCTACGCTCAGGGACACCCCACGGCGACCGGTACCGTCGTCGAGCCGTTCGACCGCCGGACGCGCGCCTTCTGGCGCCTGCACGTGAACAACGAGCTCCCCTTCCACAAGCCGGGGAACCGCCTGGGCGTGGACGTCTTCGCCATCGATCTCTGCCTCGATGTGTTCCAGCACCGCCCTACGTCCGGCTCGGCGGTCGGTGACCTGCTCGCCCGGCGCCGGTCAGCGCGGCTCTTCGGAAGGCAGACCTTCACCTTGTCGCTGTCCGACCAGATGCTCGACCTCTGCGCGCACTTCCACAAGGAGGCGACGGCCCGTTACTACATCGAGGCCGGCGCCGACCTCCACCTGCTCAAATTCCTCGACATCGCCCTGATGGGCGACCGGGTGAGCCGTGCTAGCGGCTGGGAGGACGTCGTGCGGAAGGCATACGAGTACCAGGCGTCGTCCGTCGTCTACTTCGCCCTGCAACACGTGGCGTGGCTGTATCCCACCGCCGTACCCAAGGACCGACTCGCCGAGCTTCGCCCGGACAGCACCGACCTGCTGGACGAGTACGGAGCGCTGGACGGCGACACTGAGCGATGGCAGCTTCCCTTCCTGGAACGGCTGTTCCGAACCGATCGGGGCGGGCTGGTACGCGGCACGTCGGTGATTCCCCATGTCTGA
- a CDS encoding AAA family ATPase — protein sequence MSENRLRHPAAVTMFLGTGAFSSKTLLSVALLRYLSNHGVDAVPYKAVTVLRDRDIRQSPAMDLGLPHHILAARVGADPRQCPVVVRQTGPCQGDLHLRGERLANVAVPCKDTVDLASLPPGTRDNIVAAAHSAAEHLVSTHRHVVVEGAGSAIVLSADQDLPNIAVARRLRPAIVLVSEFSGGGAAAALIGTFQCLPADVQTMVRGYVVANTHESSALHRTMTLVTRTSGIRPLGIIPANDELAYSDLYTDSAIDGWAARLHENVDMEALLESSLAGAPIAE from the coding sequence ATGTCTGAGAACAGGCTCAGGCACCCCGCCGCCGTCACCATGTTCCTGGGGACCGGGGCCTTCTCGTCGAAGACCCTGCTGTCCGTCGCGCTGCTGCGGTACCTGTCGAACCACGGCGTCGACGCCGTGCCGTACAAGGCCGTGACCGTGCTGCGCGATCGTGACATCAGACAGTCACCCGCCATGGACCTTGGCCTCCCGCACCACATCCTCGCCGCGCGTGTCGGCGCCGACCCGCGGCAGTGCCCAGTCGTCGTACGCCAGACAGGCCCGTGCCAGGGCGACCTGCACCTGCGCGGCGAGAGGCTGGCGAACGTGGCTGTGCCGTGCAAGGACACAGTGGACCTGGCGTCGTTGCCTCCCGGGACGCGGGACAACATCGTCGCGGCGGCCCACTCCGCGGCGGAGCACCTAGTGAGCACTCATCGCCATGTCGTGGTCGAGGGCGCGGGCAGTGCGATCGTCCTCTCCGCGGACCAGGACTTGCCGAACATAGCCGTCGCTCGCCGACTGCGGCCCGCCATTGTTCTCGTGAGTGAGTTCTCCGGTGGAGGCGCCGCCGCCGCGTTGATAGGGACCTTCCAGTGCCTGCCGGCCGACGTCCAAACCATGGTCCGTGGATACGTCGTGGCGAACACACATGAATCGAGCGCCCTCCACCGGACGATGACCCTCGTGACGCGTACGTCGGGCATACGGCCGCTCGGGATCATCCCGGCCAACGACGAGCTCGCGTACAGCGACCTGTACACCGACTCCGCCATCGACGGATGGGCCGCGCGTCTGCACGAGAACGTCGACATGGAGGCGTTGCTGGAATCCTCCCTAGCGGGGGCCCCGATTGCGGAGTGA